A section of the Salmo trutta chromosome 4, fSalTru1.1, whole genome shotgun sequence genome encodes:
- the LOC115192733 gene encoding hyaluronidase-4: MLMVPVGSGQPHHTVPVACALTCSWLLLLFHAAFSQKPAKLPLVGRKPFIAAWNAPLDLCTVKYNVHTNLEQLFHISGSPRAVHTGQNVTIFYANRLGLYPFYTDHSIPINGGLPQNCNMNDHLLKAYRDINHFIPSEDFAGLAVIDWEYWRPQWSRNWHKKDIYRRKSRELIAQAYVNVTSSQIEELASKRFEKSARAFMQKTVQLGTFLRPNGLWGFYLYPDCHNYNLYEHNYTGSCPLLESQRNDELLWLWNSSTALFPSVAIRKSQTDSVSNLHFSQFRVLESLRIAGLTSHGYDLPTFVYTRLGYRDEAMAFLTTKDLIHTIGESAALGAAGFVIWGDLNLTSSRHNCTKVKSFLNQRLGQYITNVTRAAEVCSDFLCQSNGRCVRRDLHAPYYLHLSGDSYHIQPSGEGDFVVTGWHSQHELQLLAERFRCHCYEGHTGEKCDSLNKVVEEEEEEEGGEGEEEQRESAASRTGNTLGLVVLLLLLNLYP, translated from the exons ATGCTCATGGTGCCCGTCGGAAGTGGCCAACCTCACCACACCGTGCCTGTGGCCTGCGCCCTCACCTGTTCCTGGCTCCTGCTACTCTTTCATGCCGCCTTCAGCCAGAAACCTGCCAAGCTGCCCCTGGTGGGCCGCAAGCCCTTCATCGCTGCCTGGAACGCACCGCTGGACCTGTGCACTGTCAAGTACAATGTCCACACCAACCTGGAGCAACTCTTCCACATTAGTGGCAGTCCGAGGGCCGTCCACACTGGCCAGAACGTTACCATTTTCTACGCCAACCGGCTGGGCCTCTACCCTTTCTACACGGACCACAGCATCCCTATCAACGGAGGCCTGCCCCAAAACTGCAACATGAATGACCATCTCCTCAAGGCCTACAGGGATATCAACCATTTTATCCCCTCGGAGGACTTTGCCGGTCTGGCGGTCATTGACTGGGAGTACTGGCGCCCACAGTGGAGCCGCAACTGGCACAAGAAAGACATTTACCGGCGGAAGTCCCGGGAGCTGATCGCACAGGCCTATGTCAACGTGACTTCATCACAAATCGAAGAGCTGGCGAGCAAACGCTTTGAGAAGAGTGCCCGGGCGTTCATGCAGAAGACTGTCCAGCTAGGGACGTTCCTTCGCCCCAACGGACTCTGGGGCTTCTACCTCTATCCGGACTGCCACAACTACAACCTGTATGAGCACAACTACACAGGCTCCTGCCCTCTGCTGGAGAGCCAGCGTAATGACGAACTGCTCTGGTTGTGGAACAGCAGCACAGCACTGTTTCCCTCAGTGGCTATCAGGAAGAGCCAAACAGACAGTGTCAGCAACCTCCATTTCTCCCAGTTCAGGGTGCTGGAGTCTCTGAGGATAGCTGGGCTCACCTCACATGGCTATGATCTGCCCACGTTCGTGTACACACGCCTGGGCTACAGAGACGAGGCAATGGCCTTCCTCACCACG AAAGACTTGATCCACACCATTGGGGAGAGTGCTGCTCTTGGTGCTGCTGGTTTTGTGATCTGGGGAGACCTCAACCTCACCTCATCCAGA CACAACTGCACAAAGGTGAAGTCCTTCCTGAACCAGCGCTTGGGTCAGTACATCACCAATGTGACACGGGCTGCAGAGGTCTGCAGTGACTTCCTGTGCCAGAGCAACGGCCGCTGTGTCCGCAGGGACCTCCACGCCCCGTACTACCTCCACCTGAGCGGAGACAGCTACCACATCCAGCCTTCAGGGGAAGGGGACTTTGTGGTCACTGGCTGGCACTCACAGCACGAGCTCCAACTACTGGCCGAGAGGTTCCGCTGTCACTGCTATGAGGGACACACCGGGGAGAAGTGTGACAGCCTGAACAAGgtggtggaagaagaggaggaagaggaggggggagagggggaggaggagcagagggaaaGTGCGGCTTCACGAACTGGGAACACCCTTGGCTTGGTGGTGTTGCTCCTCCTATTGAACTTATATCCTTAG
- the LOC115192734 gene encoding hyaluronidase-5, with translation MNLDRVSFRGLHFMECFFLMTLLGTNWALPKTDPPVDPDYPFLFMWNAPTELCETRFGVVLNLSHFQLVSSTLKSATNQSISIFYTDRFGLFPYVDEDTGEMYDEGLPQLIDFQEHREQAEDDIEYYIPEDQPGLAILDFEEWRPQWARNWGSKDIYRDLSIETVKTKTPTLSDDEAEDRAKIVFERAAKRYFLRSLLVGKRLRPNRLWGFYLYPDCYNYDYNQDMSDYSGSCPELEQERNDELMWLWKESTALYPSIYLELILRDSYQARLFVRHRIQEAMRVSMLPNQSYAIPVYAYIRPVFKDSGDDYMSEYDLVNTIGEAAALGAAGVISWGDMNVTDSEDSCFAARRHLEKIMNPYILNVSTASRLCSEALCQANGRCIRKHWNRDDYLHLNPYVFQIKRYKTGNLAVKGEMSQYEIDWFADRFDCLCYSDEPCQSSITLNSFPKFVQSNGTPQYFQLFVILTSIVYSMYVFL, from the exons ATGAATCTGGACAGGGTCTCCTTTCGTGGACTGCACTTCATGGAATGTTTTTTTCTCATGACTCTGCTGGGCACTAACTGGGCACTACCTAAAACAGACCCACCTGTAGATCCTGACTACCCCTTCCTATTCATGTGGAACGCTCCCACAGAACTCTGCGAGACCAGATTTGGCGTGGTTCTCAACCTCTCCCACTTCCAGTTAGTGAGCAGCACTTTGAAGTCTGCCACCAACCAAAGCATCTCCATTTTCTACACTGACCGTTTCGGCCTCTTCCCCTACGTGGACGAGGACACAGGGGAAATGTACGACGAAGGCCTTCCACAGCTGATTGATTTCCAGGAACACCGTGAGCAGGCCGAAGATGACATTGAATACTACATCCCCGAAGACCAACCAGGCCTCGCCATCCTTGACTTTGAGGAGTGGCGACCACAGTGGGCCCGAAACTGGGGCAGCAAGGACATCTATCGAGATCTCTCAATTGAGACTGTGAAAACCAAGACCCCAACCTTATCCGATGACGAGGCCGAAGACAGAGCCAAGATAGTGTTTGAGCGAGCAGCAAAGCGATACTTTCTCCGATCTCTCTTGGTTGGGAAGAGGCTAAGACCCAACAGGCTTTGGGGATTCTATCTGTACCCGGACTGTTACAACTACGACTACAACCAGGATATGAGTGATTATTCTGGGAGTTGTCCTGAGCTTGAGCAAGAGAGGAACGATGAGTTGATGTGGCTATGGAAGGAGTCCACTgctctctatccatccatctatctggAGCTGATCCTGAGAGATTCCTACCAAGCCCGCCTGTTTGTCCGCCACCGCATTCAGGAAGCTATGAGAGTATCCATGCTCCCCAACCAAAGTTACGCCATTCCTGTCTACGCCTACATCCGCCCAGTTTTCAAAGATAGTGGTGATGACTACATGTCAGAG TATGACCTGGTGAATACCATTGGGGAGGCAGCTGCCCTGGGAGCTGCTGGGGTGATCTCCTGGGGGGACATGAACGTCACTGACTCAGAG GACTCCTGCTTCGCTGCCAGACGCCACCTGGAGAAGATCATGAATCCATACATCTTGAATGTTTCCACAGCATCGCGGCTGTGCAGCGAGGCTTTGTGTCAGGCAAATGGCCGATGCATAAGAAAGCACTGGAACAGAGACGACTACCTACACCTCAACCCATACGTCTTCCAGATCAAGAGATATAAAACAGGCAATCTGGCTGTGAAGGGGGAAATGTCCCAATATGAGATTGACTGGTTTGCTGACAGATTTGACTGTTTGTGCTACTCTGACGAACCATGTCAGTCCTCCATTACTCTAAACTCCTTCCCCAAATTTGTCCAAAGCAATGGAACTCCCCAATACTTCCAACTGTTTGTCATTCTGACTTCTATTGTCTACAGTATGTATGTTtttttgtaa